One part of the Rutidosis leptorrhynchoides isolate AG116_Rl617_1_P2 chromosome 1, CSIRO_AGI_Rlap_v1, whole genome shotgun sequence genome encodes these proteins:
- the LOC139843592 gene encoding uncharacterized protein: MENIGFGNRWKKWIFACLSSASISILVNGSPTREFTPERGVRQGDPLSPFLFIIAAEGLNLLVKRAMLSGHFKGIEVGKEKVIISHLQYADDTIFFGEWSRHNILNTMKILKCFEDLSGLKVNFHKSNLFGVGVSNGDLESIALRIGCKAGDFPFTYLGLPIGVKMNKPTHWLPVVDKFKKRLAEWKSIFRRFLKDGKRTAFWHDRWLGSFILKEKYPRLFALDTDKSCTVFDRVDLAGSSFSFNGSWLHSPRGRSASDMEELSSLIENFTPPQNTNNVTEDSWLCTLTDSDNSFTKQVSANLDMLRLQPSTVKPPTKRNRSVPLKVELFVWRAKLHRLPVKLELDKRGLDLGSVLCNICQDSSETTEHILATCPQVKAIWLDFYKWWNFSPPAELNVADLFSSSCSSSLSSIGSKIWEATKWVCGYSIWRYRNLKIFQNQIWDIPSILADIQLSSFKWISGRIKKAQIQWSQWLINPSSYCVVTSRVGTG; this comes from the exons ATGGAGAATATCGGGTTCGGTAATAGATGGAAAAAATGGATCTTCGCATGCCTTAGCTCCGCCTCAATATCCATTCTCGTTAACGGATCCCCAACCCGTGAATTCACCCCGGAACGAGGTGTTAGGCAAGGTGACCCACTCTCCCCCTTTTTATTCATAATTGCGGCGGAAGGTTTAAACCTCCTTGTAAAGCGTGCCATGTTGTCGGGgcatttcaaagggatagaagtcGGTAAAGAAAAAGTCATAATTTCGCACTTACAATACGCCGACGATACCATCTTTTTTGGTGAGTGGTCCCGTCACAACATATTGAACACCATGAAAATTCTCAAGTGCTTTGAAGATCTCTCGGGTCTAAAAGTTAACTTCCATAAAAGCAATCTATTCGGTGTTGGTGTTTCGAATGGGGACTTGGAAAGTATAGCTCTAAGAATCGGATGTAAAGCGGGTGATTTTCCTTTTACCTACTTAGGTTTACCCATAGGAGTTAAGATGAACAAACCCACTCATTGGCTTCCGGTGGTGGACAAATTCAAAAAGCGACTCGCGGAGTGGAAATCTATCTTTCGGAG GTTTCTAAAAGATGGAAAACGCACAGCTTTTTGGCACGACCGTTGGCTTGGGAGCTTCATTCTGAAAGAAAAATACCCCCGATTATTTGCACTTGATACTGATAAAAGTTGCACCGTCTTCGATCGGGTGGACTTAGCTGGGTCATCCTTTTCATTCAATGGCAGTTGGCTCCATTCTCCAAGGGGCAGAAGCGCTAGCGATATGGAGGAGCTATCAAGTTTGATCGAGAACTTTACTCCACCTCAGAATACTAATAACGTTACCGAAGACTCGTGGCTTTGCACCCTAACAGATTCGGATAACTCTTTCACCAAACAAGTTTCGGCAAACTTAGACATGCTTCGTCTCCAACCTTCAACTGTAAAACCACCTACAAAACGCAACAGATCTGTCCCATTAAAAGTTGAACTTTTCGTTTGGCGAGCAAAACTTCATCGACTTCCAGTTAAACTCGAACTTGACAAACGTGGTTTAGACCTCGGTTCGGTTCTTTGCAATATCTGCCAAGACTCGTCCGAGACAACCGAACATATTCTTGCCACATGCCCCCAGGTTAAAGCTATATGGTTGGATTTTTACAAATGGTGGAATTTTTCTCCCCCGGCAGAACTAAACGTCGCGGATTTATTTTCAAGTAGCTGCAGCTCCAGTCTCTCATCGATAGGTTCAAAAATATGGGAAGCCACCAAGTGGGTCTGCGGTTATTCTATTTGGAGATATCGCAACCTAAAAATCTTTCAAAACCAAATCTGGGACATACCTTCAATTCTAGCGGATATCCAACTTTCATCCTTTAAATGGATTTCGGGTCGAATAAAGAAAGCTCAAATTCAATGGTCACAATGGCTCATTAACCCGAGCTCGTATTGCGTTGTTACATCAAGAGTGGGCACTGGCTAA
- the LOC139879731 gene encoding uncharacterized protein, giving the protein MIQLLFFVVFAEAFVAFLLMVKIGPLRELVMNGLDQVKMRKGTVLTIAGTMSVILFSNWVSIVKIQNKGAKIGIMTPMDQVLWRTHLLEASLMGFSLYLGFLIDRMHHHLKKLITLRKNGSSKKEVEKLMAEKLQLKENEDKANGEIKRLEKEISTLSESLKKLKHESKEKDKKIETAENHVASLQKQSADLLLEYDRLLEDNQTLQAQTKNRKF; this is encoded by the exons ATGATACAATTATTGTTTTTCGTTGTGTTTGCTGAGGCATTTGTGGCAtttctattaatggtgaaaattggGCCACTTAGAGAATTAGTAATGAATGGTTTGGATCAAGTGAAAATGAGAAAAGGAACTGTTTTAACAATTGCTGGTACAATGTCTGTAATCTTGTTTTCAAATTGGGTTAGTATTGTTAAAATTCAAAATAAAGGTGCTAAGATTGGTATAATGACACCTATGGATCAAGTTCTTTGGAGGACTCATTTGTTAGAAGCTTCACTCATGG GATTTTCACTTTATCTTGGCTTCTTAATTGATCGAATGCACCATCATCTTAAAAAATTGATTACGTTGAGAAAAAACGGATCATCAAAGAAAGAAGTAGAAAAGCTCATGGCAGAAAAGTTGCAGCTAAAAGAAAATGAAGATAAAGCAAACGGAGAAATTAAAAGGTTGGAGAAAGAGATTTCGACTTTGTCAGAAAGCTTAAAGAAGCTTAAGCACGAGTCAAAAGAAAAGGATAAAAAGATCGAGACGGCAGAGAATCATGTTGCTTCACTTCAGAAACAATCTGCTGATTTGCTTCTTGAATACGACCGTCTTCTTGAAGATAATCAAACACTTCAAGCCCAAACAAAAAATCGAAAATTTTGA